A window of Flavobacterium flavigenum contains these coding sequences:
- a CDS encoding PAS domain-containing sensor histidine kinase: MHTNTILLQDIADNTLLPTAVYAGDSLKIIFANQSMTETWGRGKQVMGRKFIEVLPDSKKEYFSNQAMSVLKTGIPIQASDEKVEVNRNGVILSYYFNYSFIPLYDSDGNIYGVLNTAADVTELHESRQKNREADERLKMAIDASGIGTYEINLTTREVTACGNFKQILAVDELKDIDELISKIHPEDLAVRENAHREAEITGLISYEARIIRNQSEKWVKITGKIVHDPNGVPQTIIGTILDINEQKKFQEELKKQVAENTEELRRSNNDLLHFARIVSHDLKEPVRKIKFFNNLLKIETQDFLKEKSKRYFEKLDQTTQRMQNIIEGILAYSTINKSIQTVEKINLNAIIKNVKTDLELIIKEKGAILITGQLPDIEGAPILIHQLFYNLIQNALKFSKPDQPPRVTIKSSVIKDNDLDFLKIVITDNGIGLDPIYADRIFKDFERLHSKDEYEGNGLGLSLCRKIAKRHNGTISASGKKDNGAEFTVTLPLKQTKSAI; this comes from the coding sequence ATGCATACAAACACGATTCTTCTGCAAGACATAGCGGACAATACCCTGCTGCCCACTGCTGTCTATGCCGGTGACAGCCTGAAGATTATATTTGCCAATCAGTCTATGACTGAAACATGGGGAAGAGGAAAGCAGGTGATGGGAAGAAAATTTATTGAAGTGCTTCCAGATTCAAAAAAAGAGTATTTTTCTAATCAGGCTATGAGCGTTTTAAAAACGGGCATACCAATTCAAGCCAGTGATGAAAAAGTAGAAGTAAACAGAAATGGAGTAATTTTATCCTATTACTTTAACTATAGTTTTATTCCTCTTTACGATTCAGATGGAAATATATACGGTGTCTTAAATACTGCTGCCGATGTAACCGAACTTCATGAATCCAGACAGAAGAACCGTGAGGCAGATGAAAGGCTTAAAATGGCAATTGATGCATCCGGCATAGGAACATACGAGATAAATCTAACAACCAGAGAAGTTACTGCATGCGGAAACTTTAAGCAGATTCTAGCAGTTGATGAACTGAAAGATATTGATGAATTGATTTCAAAAATACATCCAGAAGATCTGGCTGTCCGCGAGAATGCACATAGAGAAGCCGAAATTACAGGGCTTATTTCTTATGAAGCAAGAATAATCAGGAATCAATCGGAGAAGTGGGTAAAAATTACCGGAAAGATTGTTCATGATCCAAATGGCGTACCCCAGACAATTATAGGAACTATTCTGGATATTAATGAGCAGAAGAAGTTTCAGGAAGAATTAAAAAAACAGGTCGCAGAAAACACAGAAGAGCTTCGCCGCTCCAATAATGATCTTCTTCATTTTGCCCGTATTGTCAGCCATGATCTTAAAGAGCCTGTTCGGAAAATTAAATTTTTTAATAATCTCTTAAAAATTGAGACGCAGGATTTTTTAAAGGAAAAATCTAAAAGGTATTTTGAAAAACTAGATCAGACCACGCAAAGGATGCAGAATATTATTGAAGGGATTTTAGCCTATTCTACTATTAACAAATCAATACAGACTGTTGAAAAAATAAATCTCAATGCGATTATTAAGAATGTAAAGACAGATCTTGAGCTTATAATAAAAGAAAAAGGAGCAATTCTTATCACCGGTCAGCTTCCCGATATAGAAGGAGCGCCAATTCTCATACACCAGCTCTTTTACAATCTTATTCAAAATGCTCTAAAGTTTTCAAAACCGGATCAGCCTCCTCGTGTTACCATAAAATCATCAGTTATCAAAGATAACGATTTGGATTTTCTAAAGATAGTAATTACAGACAATGGAATTGGACTGGATCCAATTTACGCTGATAGAATTTTTAAGGACTTTGAACGGCTGCACTCCAAAGATGAGTATGAAGGAAACGGTCTGGGTCTGTCGCTCTGCAGAAAAATAGCAAAAAGACATAATGGAACAATCAGCGCTTCAGGAAAAAAAGATAATGGTGCAGAATTTACAGTGACACTTCCATTAAAACAGACCAAATCTGCAATTTAA
- a CDS encoding aldo/keto reductase — protein MNYKLLGKRTGLPVSEFTIGAGNFGQAWGYGMDSKEADRIVSFYTEHGVNLIDTSDTYQCGESEILVKAIASKRNDLVITTKYTRGIVPEQALGKLGNHRKNMVQQYILMLGLL, from the coding sequence ATGAATTACAAACTTTTAGGAAAGAGAACAGGTTTACCGGTTAGTGAATTTACAATAGGTGCCGGAAATTTTGGGCAGGCATGGGGATATGGCATGGACTCAAAAGAAGCGGATAGAATAGTTTCATTTTATACTGAGCATGGAGTAAATCTTATAGATACATCGGATACATATCAATGCGGCGAATCAGAAATTCTTGTAAAAGCAATAGCCTCCAAACGAAATGATCTGGTAATCACTACCAAATATACCAGAGGAATAGTCCCGGAGCAGGCTTTAGGAAAGCTTGGCAACCATCGTAAAAATATGGTTCAGCAGTATATTTTAATGTTAGGTTTACTTTAA
- a CDS encoding CusA/CzcA family heavy metal efflux RND transporter: MLNKIIQFSVKNKLVIGVFTLLWIVYGVFEVTRLPIDAVPDITNNQVQIITTAPSLGAEDVERLITFPIEQAISNIPQLKESRSISRFGLSLVTIVFADDTDVYWARQQVAERLQKVEIAENASIPEMAPATTGLGEIYQYVLKPQPGYETKYSLEDLRTIQDWTIRRQLLGTPGIADVATFGGKLKQYEIAVNPSRLKAQNLTIKEVFTALSSNNENTGGAYIEKGPTVLYIRSVGLTRNIKDIQNIIVKNTQAGTPILIKDIAEVKMSSAIRYGALTTDDIGESVGGIVMMLKGENANNVIVNVKKRVAEIEKILPKGLKIEPFLDRTKMVDNAIGTVEKNLIEGALIVVLVLVLFLGNLRAGFIVASVIPLAMLFAIIMMNTFGVSGNLMSLGALDFGLIVDGAVIIVESILHHIHSAKKYKGIDTISQQEMDKEVTGSAGRMMNAAVFGQIIILIVYLPILSLEGIEGKMFKPMAQTVAFAILGAFILSLTYVPMVSALFISKKISHKPNFSDRIMIKLEGYYENWLSKALKVRKGIVVSAFVLFGIALLLFSRMGGEFIPQLEEGDFAVETRLLLGTNLSTTTETIQKISNTLKKEYPEVEKVVSRIGSAEIPTDPMPIEGGDMIIVLKDKSEWTSASSFPELADKMTKTVKQVAPGVTTGFQFPVQMRFNELMTGAKQDLVCKIYGEDLDKLAEYAEKLGSISKTVKGAADLYVEKVTGMPQIVIDYDWAEMAKYGIYVSDINQTVNAAFAGAVAGSIYEGEKRFDMVVRVEASGRKDIDDVRNLLISTRSGIQIPLYQVASVKEVEGPNQIQREDAKRRIIVGFNVRGRDVESIVEELQKKVNSQIKFDPGYYITYGGTFENLQQAKSRLGVAVPAALFMILALLYFAFRSFKEGIIIFTAIPLSAIGGVFGLALRDMPFSISAGVGFIALFGVAVLNGIVLISEFNRIQKQGEITDPFQIIITGTKNRLRPVLMTAAVASLGFLPMALSNGAGAEVQRPLATVVIGGLITATLLTLFVLPAIYLMTYHTKVFSKKNKKNKMDKLTLLLVALLVTASVQSQQKPVSLDESLSIALQNNRRIKSAQLNEKSKEQLQKSAYDIPKLALDADYGQFNSSVNDSRFGVSQTFAFPTLYTHQKKALQENYNVAKATSQLTSQQIKSNVRSLFYYYIWLNSKKELLAYADSIYRLMEQKSDLRYKTGETNVLEKSASQSARQFYTNQLTMVNKDIAITLKSFNTILQDSLVHVPASANIKHDFAISLNEKINTAELPQIKLSNHEAEAAKWKWKTEQAKLMPDITVGYNNLSIIGTQTSAAGQEVYYDNSHRFSYVNLGLSFPLFFSSQSSRNKAAKIEYENYKMMAESVKVEMTTEIANAVSEAEKYKESLFYYENEGLKNATVIIDAANSQLENGDIDYLQWVLVVNQAITIKNEYLDRINDYNKAIINLQTLTNL, translated from the coding sequence ATGCTCAATAAGATCATTCAATTTTCAGTTAAAAATAAACTGGTAATTGGTGTCTTCACTTTGCTGTGGATCGTCTACGGTGTTTTTGAAGTTACCCGTTTACCAATTGATGCCGTTCCTGACATCACCAACAATCAGGTTCAGATTATTACAACCGCGCCGTCTTTGGGTGCCGAAGATGTAGAACGTTTAATCACTTTTCCGATAGAACAAGCGATAAGCAATATTCCACAGCTTAAAGAAAGCCGCAGTATTTCCCGTTTCGGACTTTCGCTTGTAACCATTGTTTTCGCCGATGATACTGATGTGTATTGGGCACGTCAACAGGTGGCAGAACGTTTGCAAAAAGTAGAGATTGCTGAGAATGCCAGTATACCGGAAATGGCTCCCGCAACAACAGGTTTAGGCGAAATTTATCAATATGTTTTAAAACCCCAGCCCGGTTATGAAACCAAATATTCGCTTGAAGATTTGCGTACCATTCAGGACTGGACGATTCGCAGACAGCTTCTTGGAACTCCTGGAATTGCTGATGTGGCAACTTTTGGGGGAAAGCTAAAACAATATGAAATTGCCGTAAATCCGTCGCGATTGAAAGCGCAAAATCTGACTATAAAAGAAGTTTTTACGGCTTTAAGCAGTAATAACGAAAATACGGGAGGCGCTTATATTGAAAAAGGACCAACTGTTTTGTATATCCGAAGCGTTGGACTGACCCGAAATATTAAAGATATTCAGAATATTATTGTCAAAAATACGCAGGCAGGAACTCCCATTTTAATTAAAGATATTGCCGAAGTAAAAATGTCTTCTGCAATACGTTACGGCGCTTTAACGACAGATGATATTGGCGAATCTGTTGGTGGAATTGTAATGATGCTGAAAGGCGAAAATGCCAATAACGTTATTGTTAATGTAAAAAAACGTGTTGCCGAAATTGAAAAGATTCTGCCAAAAGGTTTGAAAATTGAACCTTTTTTAGATCGTACCAAAATGGTTGACAATGCAATTGGTACAGTAGAAAAAAACCTGATTGAAGGTGCTTTGATTGTGGTTTTGGTTTTAGTTCTTTTTCTTGGCAATTTACGAGCCGGATTCATTGTGGCTTCTGTTATTCCGCTAGCGATGCTGTTTGCCATTATTATGATGAACACTTTTGGCGTAAGCGGAAATTTGATGAGTCTTGGAGCGCTCGATTTTGGTCTAATTGTCGATGGTGCGGTCATTATTGTCGAATCGATTCTGCATCATATTCATAGCGCCAAAAAATACAAAGGAATCGATACTATTTCACAGCAAGAAATGGACAAAGAAGTTACAGGTTCTGCCGGAAGAATGATGAATGCCGCGGTTTTTGGACAAATCATTATTCTGATTGTTTACCTGCCAATATTATCACTGGAAGGAATCGAAGGCAAAATGTTCAAACCAATGGCACAAACTGTTGCTTTTGCGATTTTAGGAGCATTTATTCTTTCGCTGACTTATGTACCAATGGTCAGCGCTTTATTTATCAGTAAAAAAATCAGCCATAAGCCTAATTTTTCTGACCGAATCATGATAAAATTAGAAGGTTACTATGAAAATTGGCTGTCTAAAGCTTTAAAAGTTAGAAAAGGAATCGTGGTTTCGGCTTTCGTTTTATTCGGGATCGCTTTGCTGCTTTTCAGCCGAATGGGAGGAGAATTTATTCCGCAATTAGAAGAAGGCGATTTTGCAGTAGAAACCAGATTGCTTTTAGGAACCAATCTTTCGACCACAACAGAAACCATTCAGAAAATTTCAAATACACTTAAAAAGGAATATCCAGAAGTAGAAAAAGTAGTTTCGAGAATTGGTAGTGCCGAGATTCCAACTGATCCAATGCCTATCGAAGGCGGGGATATGATTATTGTATTAAAGGATAAATCAGAATGGACAAGCGCTTCTTCGTTTCCGGAACTCGCAGATAAAATGACTAAAACGGTAAAACAAGTAGCTCCGGGAGTTACAACCGGTTTTCAGTTTCCGGTGCAAATGCGTTTTAATGAATTAATGACGGGCGCCAAACAGGATTTGGTCTGTAAAATTTACGGAGAAGATCTGGATAAACTGGCTGAATATGCAGAAAAATTGGGCTCAATCAGTAAAACGGTCAAAGGTGCAGCAGATTTATATGTCGAAAAAGTAACCGGAATGCCTCAAATCGTAATTGATTATGATTGGGCCGAAATGGCGAAATACGGCATTTATGTTTCAGATATCAACCAAACGGTAAATGCTGCTTTTGCAGGAGCTGTAGCAGGAAGTATTTACGAAGGCGAAAAGCGTTTTGATATGGTGGTAAGAGTTGAGGCAAGCGGTCGAAAAGATATAGATGACGTTCGAAACCTGTTGATCTCAACTCGTTCAGGAATACAGATTCCGCTTTATCAGGTCGCTTCTGTAAAAGAAGTGGAAGGACCTAACCAAATTCAGCGAGAAGATGCTAAAAGAAGAATTATCGTTGGGTTTAACGTAAGAGGTCGCGACGTAGAATCGATTGTGGAAGAGTTGCAGAAAAAAGTCAACAGTCAGATCAAATTTGATCCCGGTTATTATATCACTTACGGTGGTACTTTCGAAAATTTACAACAGGCAAAATCACGTTTGGGAGTTGCTGTTCCGGCAGCTTTGTTTATGATTTTGGCTTTATTATATTTTGCTTTCAGATCGTTTAAAGAAGGAATTATCATTTTTACTGCCATTCCGTTATCGGCAATTGGTGGTGTTTTTGGTTTGGCTTTGCGTGATATGCCTTTTAGTATTTCAGCAGGAGTTGGTTTTATTGCATTGTTTGGAGTGGCAGTTTTGAACGGAATTGTACTAATATCCGAATTCAATCGAATACAAAAACAGGGCGAAATTACAGATCCATTTCAAATTATCATTACAGGAACCAAAAACAGATTGCGTCCCGTATTAATGACGGCTGCGGTAGCTTCTTTAGGATTTTTGCCAATGGCTTTGAGTAATGGAGCAGGAGCAGAGGTACAGCGTCCGTTAGCGACAGTTGTTATTGGCGGATTGATAACGGCAACTTTGCTGACTCTTTTTGTGCTTCCGGCCATTTATTTAATGACGTATCATACTAAAGTATTTTCGAAAAAAAACAAAAAAAATAAAATGGATAAACTGACTTTATTGCTTGTTGCTTTATTGGTTACAGCTTCAGTACAATCACAGCAAAAGCCTGTTTCTTTAGATGAATCCTTATCAATTGCACTTCAGAATAACAGAAGAATTAAATCGGCTCAGTTGAACGAAAAATCTAAAGAGCAATTGCAAAAATCGGCTTATGATATTCCAAAACTAGCTTTAGATGCTGATTATGGCCAGTTTAATAGCAGTGTTAATGATTCTCGCTTTGGCGTAAGCCAGACTTTTGCTTTTCCAACACTTTATACCCATCAGAAAAAAGCATTGCAGGAAAATTATAATGTTGCCAAAGCTACATCACAACTGACTTCGCAACAGATTAAATCGAATGTAAGAAGTTTGTTTTATTATTATATCTGGTTGAATAGCAAAAAAGAATTATTGGCTTACGCCGATTCTATCTACAGGTTAATGGAACAGAAATCTGATTTACGTTATAAAACAGGAGAAACCAATGTATTGGAGAAAAGCGCTTCTCAATCGGCTAGACAGTTTTATACCAATCAGCTTACGATGGTCAATAAAGATATTGCCATTACCTTAAAATCTTTTAATACCATATTGCAGGATAGTCTAGTGCATGTTCCGGCTTCGGCAAACATTAAACATGATTTTGCTATTTCGTTAAACGAAAAAATAAATACGGCTGAACTTCCGCAAATCAAGCTATCAAATCATGAAGCAGAAGCGGCAAAATGGAAATGGAAAACAGAGCAGGCTAAACTAATGCCGGATATTACGGTAGGATATAATAATCTAAGCATTATTGGTACACAAACCAGTGCTGCAGGACAGGAAGTGTATTATGACAACAGTCACAGGTTTAGTTATGTGAATTTAGGATTGTCATTTCCGTTATTTTTTTCGAGTCAGTCATCACGCAATAAAGCAGCTAAAATTGAATATGAGAATTACAAAATGATGGCCGAATCGGTAAAAGTCGAAATGACAACTGAAATCGCCAATGCGGTTAGTGAAGCCGAAAAATATAAAGAAAGCCTTTTTTATTACGAAAATGAAGGACTTAAAAATGCGACTGTTATTATTGATGCAGCAAACAGCCAACTTGAAAATGGAGACATTGATTACCTGCAATGGGTTTTGGTCGTAAATCAGGCCATTACCATTAAAAATGAATACCTCGACAGGATTAACGATTATAATAAAGCGATCATTAACCTGCAAACACTCACTAATTTATAA
- a CDS encoding efflux RND transporter periplasmic adaptor subunit, with translation MKTYSITIFSLLFLVSCHSDKKNQEKAVTQKQENTIQLNNEQIKNAGLVVGNPEERTVKGILQLQGTVTVPPKSVVSVSIPLGGYIKKTDLMAGMHVRKGQLLAVVEDMQYIQLQQDYLTAKEKFQLAKSEYDRQKELNAKKASSDKLYEQTATEMQTQRIYMSSLAQKLSLLGINVKTLSASNISKTVSIVSPINGVVSKINVNVGKYIAATDMLFELMQMSDIVLVMNAFEKDVHLLSTGQTLSAFTNANPSKKFPAKIAYINRSLNDDRAAEVICKVNQYDHALIPGLFINAEAEFENEKAITVPEDAVVRWQGKFFVFALSGNNQYKMVAVEPGTTTDGFRQIKSSVVDKTSKIVIKNAYTLLMTFMNGGDQ, from the coding sequence ATGAAAACATATAGCATCACAATTTTTAGTCTTTTATTTCTGGTTTCATGCCACAGCGATAAAAAGAATCAGGAGAAAGCAGTAACACAAAAACAGGAAAATACCATTCAGTTAAACAACGAACAAATTAAAAACGCCGGACTTGTTGTGGGAAATCCGGAAGAAAGAACGGTTAAAGGAATATTACAGCTACAGGGAACTGTAACGGTTCCGCCAAAAAGTGTTGTTTCGGTTAGTATTCCGCTTGGCGGCTATATTAAAAAAACAGATTTGATGGCAGGAATGCACGTTCGAAAAGGACAATTATTAGCCGTTGTTGAAGATATGCAATACATACAACTGCAACAGGATTACCTTACGGCGAAAGAAAAATTTCAATTGGCTAAAAGCGAATACGACCGACAAAAAGAACTAAATGCCAAGAAAGCAAGCAGTGATAAATTGTACGAGCAAACGGCTACAGAAATGCAGACACAGCGTATTTATATGTCTTCACTGGCACAAAAATTATCGTTATTAGGGATTAATGTAAAAACACTGTCGGCTTCAAATATCAGTAAAACGGTTTCAATTGTTTCGCCTATAAATGGCGTTGTATCTAAAATTAATGTAAATGTTGGGAAATATATTGCCGCCACAGATATGCTTTTTGAATTGATGCAAATGAGCGATATTGTTTTGGTTATGAACGCTTTTGAGAAAGATGTTCATTTGCTTTCAACAGGACAAACATTAAGTGCTTTTACAAATGCTAATCCTTCGAAGAAATTCCCTGCAAAGATTGCTTATATCAACCGCAGTCTTAACGACGATCGTGCAGCCGAAGTTATTTGTAAAGTAAACCAATACGATCATGCCTTAATTCCAGGGCTTTTTATTAATGCTGAAGCCGAATTTGAAAATGAAAAAGCCATTACAGTTCCGGAAGACGCGGTAGTAAGATGGCAGGGCAAGTTTTTTGTTTTCGCTTTAAGCGGAAATAATCAATACAAAATGGTGGCAGTAGAACCGGGAACTACAACGGATGGTTTCCGTCAGATTAAATCTTCGGTTGTTGATAAAACGTCAAAAATTGTGATTAAGAATGCTTATACACTTTTGATGACTTTTATGAATGGCGGAGATCAATAA
- a CDS encoding ATP-binding protein — protein sequence MIKLRIKNFGPIKDGYQDNDGWFEVNKVTVFIGNQGSGKSTLAKLISSFIWLEKALVRGDVKASNISFDYFIELIEFHRIENYLFTDTKLEYKGVSYHIVFAENSVSAIKLNNKSVKQPKIMYVPAERNFLSSITNINKVSDLIVGSLKNYSVEFRNAQLSHKGKPIELPINDTKVVYDPKEDENYLEFDGGKRLKLSDASSGFHSIVPLYWVTKYLIEFVKQGEKKLLELLSTDQTIRRNNELKELNKLALDEKTIRTKEKRINEKYVSRYFVNIVEEPEQNLFPSSQRLLLNSLLAYNNGSNLLIMTTHSPYLINYLTLAVEADKLKDKVKKSSAELKNRLDEIVPLNSTLNGNNLVVYQLEETSGSISKLETYKGLPSDKNYLNDVLAESNELFSNLLDLEDELCQ from the coding sequence ATGATTAAATTAAGAATTAAGAATTTTGGACCGATTAAAGATGGCTATCAGGATAATGATGGCTGGTTTGAGGTAAACAAAGTCACCGTATTTATTGGGAATCAGGGCTCAGGAAAAAGTACACTAGCAAAGTTAATTTCTTCATTTATATGGTTAGAAAAAGCATTGGTAAGAGGCGATGTAAAGGCTAGTAATATTTCCTTTGACTATTTTATTGAACTTATAGAATTTCATAGAATAGAAAATTATTTATTTACTGATACAAAGCTCGAATATAAAGGAGTTTCGTATCATATTGTTTTTGCTGAAAATTCTGTTAGTGCAATAAAACTAAACAATAAATCGGTCAAGCAGCCAAAAATTATGTATGTTCCCGCAGAGCGGAATTTTCTAAGTTCAATTACTAACATCAACAAGGTTTCTGACCTGATTGTGGGAAGCTTAAAAAATTATTCTGTTGAATTTCGTAACGCTCAGCTTTCTCACAAAGGAAAACCAATTGAACTGCCTATAAACGATACTAAAGTTGTTTATGATCCAAAAGAAGATGAAAACTATCTCGAATTTGATGGGGGTAAAAGATTAAAACTTTCTGATGCGTCAAGCGGCTTCCACTCCATAGTACCATTATACTGGGTAACAAAATATTTAATTGAATTTGTAAAGCAGGGAGAAAAGAAATTATTGGAATTATTAAGCACTGATCAAACCATTCGCAGAAATAATGAATTAAAAGAGTTGAATAAGTTAGCGCTTGATGAAAAAACAATACGAACAAAAGAAAAAAGAATAAATGAAAAGTATGTCAGCAGGTACTTTGTCAATATCGTTGAAGAGCCCGAACAGAATTTATTTCCAAGTTCACAAAGATTGTTATTGAATAGTCTATTAGCATACAACAACGGAAGTAATCTACTGATAATGACAACACATAGCCCATATTTGATAAATTATCTAACATTAGCTGTTGAAGCAGACAAATTAAAAGATAAAGTGAAAAAATCATCTGCTGAATTAAAAAATAGATTAGATGAAATCGTTCCATTAAATTCTACGCTTAATGGAAATAATTTAGTTGTATATCAATTGGAAGAAACAAGTGGCAGCATTAGTAAACTGGAAACTTATAAAGGACTTCCTTCAGACAAAAACTATCTGAACGATGTTCTTGCAGAATCAAATGAACTTTTTTCTAACCTGTTAGACCTTGAAGACGAATTATGCCAATAA
- a CDS encoding TetR/AcrR family transcriptional regulator yields MLTKAERTKQFILETAVPIYNEKGISGVNIDDILEATKLTKGCLYGHFENKEDLSEQVIDLSLKMVSDKIRTAVHNGKTIKGKVFAFLDFYKNPINTYISGGCPIFNSAVEADDNYPLIKEKVSKIFRNGQNELSSLLQEGINNGEFSNTLDPVVFAFKLTASVEGGLVMCRVMNTAKPMLGLIKSLKSELELYVK; encoded by the coding sequence ATGCTTACAAAGGCCGAAAGAACAAAACAATTTATACTGGAAACTGCGGTGCCTATTTATAATGAAAAAGGTATATCTGGAGTCAATATTGATGATATTCTGGAAGCTACAAAACTTACAAAAGGCTGTCTTTACGGTCATTTTGAAAATAAAGAAGATTTATCAGAGCAGGTTATTGACTTATCGCTTAAAATGGTTTCTGATAAAATAAGGACTGCAGTTCACAATGGGAAAACCATAAAAGGTAAAGTGTTTGCCTTTTTAGATTTTTATAAAAATCCAATTAATACTTACATATCCGGCGGATGCCCAATATTTAATTCCGCCGTAGAAGCGGATGATAATTATCCTTTGATAAAAGAGAAAGTTTCAAAAATATTTAGGAATGGCCAGAATGAATTATCTTCTCTTCTTCAGGAAGGAATAAATAATGGTGAGTTTTCCAATACACTTGATCCTGTTGTTTTTGCTTTTAAATTAACAGCATCGGTTGAAGGGGGACTAGTAATGTGCAGAGTCATGAACACAGCCAAGCCAATGTTAGGACTTATAAAAAGTCTCAAGTCTGAATTAGAACTATATGTAAAATAA
- a CDS encoding AraC family transcriptional regulator, producing MQDAIESLSKINEYHFNHYQANMPRFSLYELDYYLKKYDKKRRKFHSENYYQIIWFKKGKGTYFCDYKRHDINGNTLFFVSKERVHYFDKEINYNGILIQFNDQFLIHDNDGGDFFLRYNLFSSFYPPYVLPSDEDSFILDEYLDLFKNELTKRPYGQIDFIRNYLKVFLIQLKHQWNKINTNQGQQILPDDKKQLKLVRFLNLIEDNFKNGINVSQYAALMDISSRTLSELTRQMLDKSPSELIHQRIIAEAKKMLLDTNYSINKIGCSLGFKDDSYFVKYFKKHTDISPLDFRRQHF from the coding sequence ATGCAAGATGCTATTGAGAGTCTAAGTAAAATAAATGAGTATCATTTTAATCATTATCAAGCCAATATGCCAAGGTTTTCTCTTTACGAGCTGGATTATTATCTGAAAAAGTATGATAAAAAAAGAAGGAAGTTTCATAGTGAAAACTATTACCAGATAATTTGGTTTAAAAAAGGAAAAGGCACTTATTTTTGTGATTATAAAAGACATGATATAAACGGAAATACACTTTTTTTTGTAAGTAAGGAGCGTGTTCATTATTTTGATAAAGAAATAAATTATAATGGGATTTTGATCCAATTTAACGATCAGTTTTTAATTCATGATAATGATGGTGGTGATTTTTTTTTAAGATATAATTTGTTTAGCAGTTTTTACCCTCCCTATGTATTACCTTCTGATGAAGACAGTTTTATTTTAGATGAATATTTGGATCTGTTTAAAAACGAATTGACAAAAAGACCGTACGGTCAGATAGATTTTATCAGAAATTATCTTAAGGTTTTTTTAATTCAGTTAAAGCACCAATGGAATAAAATTAATACAAATCAGGGACAGCAGATTTTACCAGATGATAAAAAACAATTAAAGCTAGTAAGATTTCTTAATCTGATAGAAGATAATTTTAAAAATGGAATCAATGTCTCACAATACGCTGCGTTGATGGATATATCATCAAGAACTTTATCGGAATTAACCCGTCAGATGCTAGACAAAAGCCCTTCAGAATTAATACATCAAAGAATCATTGCTGAGGCAAAAAAAATGCTCCTGGATACAAATTACAGTATAAATAAAATCGGATGCAGTCTTGGTTTTAAAGATGACTCCTACTTTGTGAAATATTTTAAAAAGCATACAGATATTTCTCCTCTGGATTTTAGAAGGCAGCATTTTTAA
- a CDS encoding RNA polymerase sigma factor: MDNKKGDSNLWNQIKKGDSYAYHKLYDSYIDALFTFGIQYTNDDALVEDSIHDVFIELHQYRNKIAEEVAVKSYLFKSLRRNIHRKLKAKTKLVYHQSMEEGIYVTDSAEDEFIFNETILNRNTALALLLSSLTEKQRYALHLRFSEDYSYEEISSVLGITLESCRTLIYRSLKDIRAKL; the protein is encoded by the coding sequence ATGGACAATAAAAAAGGCGATAGTAATCTGTGGAATCAAATCAAAAAAGGGGATTCCTATGCATATCATAAATTATATGATAGCTATATAGATGCCCTTTTTACTTTTGGAATTCAGTATACAAATGATGATGCCCTGGTTGAGGATTCCATACATGATGTTTTTATAGAACTTCATCAATATCGCAATAAAATTGCTGAAGAGGTAGCTGTTAAATCTTATTTATTTAAGTCTCTTCGACGTAATATACACCGAAAACTTAAGGCTAAAACTAAATTGGTTTATCATCAGAGTATGGAAGAGGGCATATATGTAACAGATTCAGCTGAAGATGAATTTATTTTTAATGAAACCATTTTAAATAGAAATACTGCACTGGCTTTACTTTTAAGTTCTCTGACTGAAAAACAAAGGTATGCCCTTCATCTTCGATTTAGTGAAGATTATTCTTATGAGGAAATTTCCTCTGTTTTAGGTATAACTCTTGAATCTTGCAGGACTCTGATTTACAGGTCTTTAAAGGATATAAGAGCTAAACTTTAA